From a region of the Neobacillus niacini genome:
- the rpiB gene encoding ribose 5-phosphate isomerase B: MRVALASDHGGVNIRKEIASLMDELGIEYQDFGCDCEGSVDYPDYALPVAEKVASGEFDRGILICGTGIGMSIAANKVKGIRCALVHDTFSAKATRAHNDTNMLTMGERVIGPGLARDIAKIWLTEEFEGGRHATRVGKISEYEQK; this comes from the coding sequence GGGGTTAATATCCGCAAAGAAATCGCTAGTTTAATGGATGAGCTGGGTATTGAGTACCAAGATTTCGGCTGTGATTGTGAAGGATCAGTGGATTATCCGGATTATGCTCTGCCAGTGGCTGAAAAAGTGGCAAGTGGTGAGTTTGATAGAGGAATTTTAATTTGTGGTACCGGAATTGGAATGAGCATTGCCGCAAATAAGGTAAAGGGAATTCGCTGTGCACTTGTGCACGATACTTTTAGTGCCAAAGCAACACGTGCTCACAATGACACCAATATGCTGACAATGGGTGAACGTGTTATCGGTCCTGGGCTTGCACGTGATATTGCAAAAATTTGGCTGACAGAAGAGTTTGAAGGCGGTCGTCATGCCACTCGCGTTGGAAAAATCAGCGAATACGAGCAGAAGTAG
- a CDS encoding TIGR01440 family protein, whose translation MIQVWEKELETILFEFQSQASLKPGQLFVVGCSTSEVIGEKIGTAGTSEVAEMIFRQLSLFAKDTGVALAFQCCEHLNRALVIERAEAIKRGLEEVSVVPIRTAGGAMATYAFEKFSEAVVVEFLKADAGIDIGQTFIGMHLKHVAVPIRVTQKSVGHAHVTLAKTRPKLIGGARAVYEKTSGNSSCS comes from the coding sequence ATGATTCAAGTATGGGAAAAAGAGCTTGAAACCATTCTTTTTGAATTTCAAAGCCAGGCTTCCTTAAAGCCAGGTCAGCTGTTTGTAGTCGGCTGCAGTACGAGTGAGGTAATCGGCGAGAAAATTGGAACGGCCGGTACCAGTGAAGTCGCTGAAATGATTTTTCGTCAATTAAGTCTGTTTGCAAAGGATACAGGTGTCGCGTTAGCTTTCCAATGCTGTGAACATTTAAACCGTGCACTTGTGATTGAACGTGCGGAGGCGATTAAACGTGGATTAGAAGAAGTCTCCGTTGTTCCTATTAGAACCGCTGGCGGGGCAATGGCCACCTATGCATTTGAAAAATTTTCGGAAGCTGTTGTTGTTGAATTTTTAAAGGCGGATGCAGGGATTGATATTGGTCAAACCTTCATTGGTATGCACTTGAAACATGTTGCTGTACCGATTAGAGTAACGCAGAAAAGTGTTGGACATGCACACGTAACGTTGGCAAAAACACGGCCAAAACTAATTGGCGGTGCTCGAGCGGTGTATGAAAAGACTTCGGGTAATTCTAGCTGCAGCTGA